One segment of Pseudobythopirellula maris DNA contains the following:
- a CDS encoding cytochrome-c peroxidase translates to MRLGGGDLLLGVPRSAHSSDETVSLAELRAWLDRLENHRQLAIELPLGLDAARNDTAGVDRNPLTRAKIELGRQLFFDPRLSSDGAVSCATCHRPEHGYAAPTRVGEGVDGLLGTRNAPAALNRLLSEAQFHDGRAASLEEQALGPMMNAVEMGSTHELVLDALRRSRGYRLAFERVFADGVTVENAALAIASFERTLVTGPSPWDHNARLTAFEEAFAAELEDPAALADDDPELLAEHESLAAAAQQNPLSESAARGAALFFGERGGCSRCHVGANLTDEQFHNLGVGLERHVSDPQSVDWGRYAVTGAEADRGAFKTPTLRNVAQTAPYLHDGSAATLEAVIGLYMQGGHDNPWLDAKIEPLDLDTAEQADLVAFLRSLTGALPPVETRRLPE, encoded by the coding sequence GTGCGGCTCGGTGGCGGCGACCTGCTGCTCGGCGTGCCGCGCTCGGCGCACTCGTCCGACGAGACGGTCTCGCTCGCCGAGCTGCGCGCGTGGCTCGACCGGCTGGAGAACCACCGCCAGCTCGCGATCGAGCTGCCGCTGGGGCTCGACGCCGCCCGCAACGACACCGCCGGCGTTGACCGCAACCCGCTCACGCGGGCGAAGATCGAACTGGGCCGTCAGCTGTTCTTCGACCCGCGGCTCTCGAGCGACGGCGCGGTGAGCTGCGCCACGTGCCACCGGCCCGAGCACGGCTACGCGGCGCCGACGCGAGTGGGCGAGGGGGTCGACGGCCTGCTCGGCACGCGCAACGCCCCCGCCGCCCTCAACCGCCTGCTGAGCGAGGCGCAGTTCCACGACGGCCGCGCGGCGTCGCTCGAAGAGCAGGCGCTCGGCCCGATGATGAACGCCGTGGAGATGGGCTCGACGCACGAGCTCGTGCTCGACGCGTTGCGCCGGTCGCGGGGCTACAGGCTCGCGTTCGAACGCGTCTTCGCCGACGGCGTGACGGTCGAGAACGCCGCCCTTGCGATCGCCTCCTTCGAGCGGACGCTGGTGACCGGCCCCTCGCCGTGGGACCACAACGCCCGGCTGACGGCGTTCGAAGAGGCCTTCGCTGCGGAGCTCGAAGACCCCGCTGCGCTGGCCGACGACGACCCCGAACTGCTCGCCGAGCACGAATCGCTCGCCGCGGCTGCGCAGCAGAACCCGCTGAGCGAATCGGCCGCGCGCGGCGCCGCGCTGTTCTTCGGCGAGCGCGGAGGCTGCTCGCGTTGCCACGTGGGCGCCAACCTGACAGACGAGCAGTTCCACAACCTCGGCGTCGGCCTCGAGCGTCACGTATCGGACCCGCAAAGCGTCGATTGGGGCCGCTACGCCGTCACCGGCGCCGAAGCCGACCGCGGCGCCTTCAAGACGCCCACGCTAAGAAACGTCGCTCAAACGGCGCCCTACCTGCACGACGGCTCGGCGGCGACGCTCGAAGCGGTCATCGGCCTCTACATGCAAGGTGGCCATGACAACCCGTGGCTCGACGCCAAGATCGAGCCGCTCGACCTCGACACCGCCGAACAGGCCGACCTGGTCGCCTTTCTCCGCTCGCTCACCGGAGCACTGCCGCCCGTCGAAACGCGGCGTCTGCCGGAATAA
- the tpx gene encoding thiol peroxidase translates to MSRSGAVTFKGNPMTLAGEAVAAGQGAPDFTLHFFKDGMQSLSLADLKGKPTLLSVVPSLDTGVCATQTKKFNEQLGGMGDAVNAVTVSLDLPFAQNRFCGAEGIESIRTASDYQDRSFGNAFGTLIEELKILCRAVFVLDADGKVTYAEYVPEVTSEPDYDAALAALKSAG, encoded by the coding sequence ATGTCCCGCTCCGGAGCCGTCACGTTCAAAGGCAACCCGATGACCCTCGCCGGTGAGGCGGTCGCCGCCGGTCAGGGCGCGCCCGACTTCACGCTGCACTTCTTCAAGGACGGCATGCAGTCCCTGTCGCTCGCCGACCTGAAGGGCAAGCCGACTCTGCTGTCGGTCGTGCCGTCGCTCGACACGGGCGTCTGCGCCACGCAGACCAAGAAGTTCAACGAGCAGCTCGGCGGCATGGGCGACGCCGTGAACGCCGTCACCGTGAGTCTCGACCTGCCGTTCGCCCAAAACCGCTTCTGCGGCGCCGAGGGCATCGAGAGCATCCGCACCGCCAGCGACTACCAGGATCGCAGCTTCGGCAACGCCTTCGGCACGCTGATCGAAGAGCTGAAAATCCTCTGCCGGGCGGTCTTCGTCCTCGACGCCGACGGCAAGGTGACGTACGCCGAGTACGTGCCCGAGGTGACCAGCGAGCCCGACTACGACGCCGCCCTCGCTGCGCTCAAGTCGGCCGGCTGA
- the rpmB gene encoding 50S ribosomal protein L28 produces MARKCETCGKQAQMGNQVTTRGKKKYLGGVGTKITGITRRQFKPNLQRVKVNGEDGAAKHMLVCVQCIRSGAVVKKVRSAPFVLPTASKS; encoded by the coding sequence ATGGCCCGAAAGTGCGAAACCTGTGGTAAGCAGGCCCAGATGGGCAACCAGGTCACCACGCGTGGTAAGAAGAAGTACCTCGGCGGTGTCGGCACGAAGATCACCGGCATCACCCGCCGGCAGTTCAAGCCGAACCTGCAGCGTGTGAAGGTCAACGGCGAAGATGGCGCCGCCAAGCACATGCTCGTTTGCGTGCAATGCATCCGCAGCGGCGCGGTCGTCAAGAAGGTCCGCAGCGCCCCGTTCGTGTTGCCGACCGCTTCGAAGTCTTAA
- the gatC gene encoding Asp-tRNA(Asn)/Glu-tRNA(Gln) amidotransferase subunit GatC, translating into MAISRADVEKASLLGRLILSDQELDELAPQLAEVVAYVDQLSEVDTEGVEPMAHAVELVNVLRDDEPREGLSREAALANAPKHNGVGFLVPAVLGD; encoded by the coding sequence TTGGCGATCTCGCGCGCCGACGTCGAAAAAGCCTCGCTCCTGGGACGCCTGATTCTCAGCGATCAGGAGCTCGACGAGCTCGCGCCGCAGCTGGCCGAAGTCGTCGCTTACGTCGATCAGCTCTCGGAGGTCGACACCGAGGGCGTTGAGCCGATGGCCCACGCCGTTGAGCTCGTCAACGTGCTCCGTGATGACGAGCCCCGCGAGGGCCTCTCGCGTGAGGCGGCTTTGGCGAACGCTCCCAAGCACAACGGCGTGGGATTCTTGGTCCCGGCCGTGTTGGGCGACTGA
- a CDS encoding helix-turn-helix domain-containing protein produces the protein MSQKFIGLDDAATKLGVDKEKLNALREKGDLRAYRDGASWKFRTEDIESFAEKGLPGDEPEPSGGLSEFGLAEPSDLELVGSDELSSLDFSLGDEDKDDKKAESKAPADEDDDVLDIEPLADGDDAESILLSEEELGESIPHSPSTIIGKADLSDAALGKDDLGDGDLDLDLTIEDDNGAGTSDVKLASSVSDVLDAELGGSEVLGGSSDNASPAEAFKDVEELELDLEGESSASIPAKSSGDALSSLELDADDGSGSGSDILPDEMASRTGELPSLSGIGSVSGLSGIDSLELADDEQDDVVLGDTDSDLSLSPGDSGINLSPSDSGIALDAPPIELGGSAVGSSLDLGDALSPDSGSGLSGVDLAAASGLGASESFASASSASVVFEDAPLAEEPLGEDTGLSEEGFGVSDAAAGGLSAGAAPAAYATQEIHFPLWIMIFMGCTFLMMCLCGIMAIDLLQSIWSFDEPYSLNSSLMEGLRSLGGG, from the coding sequence ATGTCTCAGAAATTCATCGGACTGGACGACGCCGCCACGAAGCTCGGCGTCGACAAGGAAAAGCTCAACGCCCTGCGCGAGAAGGGCGACCTCCGCGCTTACCGCGACGGAGCGAGCTGGAAGTTCCGCACCGAAGACATTGAATCCTTCGCCGAGAAAGGCCTGCCGGGCGACGAGCCCGAGCCGTCGGGTGGCCTGAGCGAATTCGGCCTCGCCGAACCGAGCGACCTCGAGTTGGTTGGTTCCGACGAGCTGTCGTCGCTCGACTTCTCGCTCGGCGACGAGGACAAGGACGATAAGAAGGCCGAGTCCAAGGCCCCCGCCGACGAGGACGACGACGTGCTCGACATCGAGCCGCTGGCCGACGGCGACGACGCCGAGTCGATCCTGCTCAGCGAGGAAGAGCTCGGCGAATCGATCCCCCACTCGCCCAGCACGATCATCGGCAAGGCGGACCTCAGCGACGCCGCATTGGGCAAAGACGACCTGGGCGACGGCGACCTCGACCTCGATCTGACGATCGAAGACGACAACGGGGCGGGCACGAGCGACGTGAAGCTCGCCTCCAGTGTTTCCGACGTGCTCGACGCGGAACTGGGCGGCTCGGAAGTGCTCGGCGGCTCCTCGGACAACGCCAGCCCGGCCGAGGCGTTCAAGGACGTCGAGGAGTTGGAACTCGATCTCGAAGGCGAATCGAGCGCAAGCATTCCCGCCAAGTCCTCCGGCGACGCGCTGTCGAGTCTCGAGCTCGACGCGGACGACGGCTCCGGTTCGGGCAGCGATATCTTGCCGGACGAAATGGCGTCGCGCACCGGCGAGCTCCCCTCGCTATCGGGCATCGGCAGCGTCTCGGGCCTGTCGGGCATCGATTCGCTGGAGCTCGCCGACGACGAGCAAGACGACGTTGTCTTGGGCGACACGGACAGCGACCTCTCGTTGTCTCCCGGCGACAGCGGCATCAACCTGAGCCCCTCGGACTCGGGCATCGCCCTCGACGCCCCGCCGATCGAGCTGGGCGGGTCCGCCGTTGGCTCGTCGCTCGACCTGGGCGACGCCCTCTCGCCCGACTCGGGCTCCGGCTTGTCGGGGGTCGACCTGGCGGCCGCTTCGGGGTTGGGAGCGTCGGAGTCTTTCGCCAGCGCATCTTCCGCCTCGGTGGTGTTCGAAGACGCACCGCTAGCCGAAGAGCCGCTCGGAGAAGACACAGGCTTGAGCGAAGAAGGCTTTGGCGTCTCCGACGCCGCTGCCGGAGGCCTCTCGGCTGGCGCCGCACCAGCGGCCTACGCCACCCAAGAGATCCACTTCCCGCTGTGGATTATGATCTTCATGGGCTGCACTTTCTTGATGATGTGTCTGTGCGGCATCATGGCGATCGACCTGCTGCAGAGTATCTGGAGCTTTGACGAACCGTATTCGCTCAACAGCTCGTTGATGGAAGGCCTGCGGAGCCTGGGCGGCGGCTGA
- the ccsA gene encoding cytochrome c biogenesis protein: protein MATAELSESEPTPASAAARAERRVQQAGALASLLGALSSLRLTVALFAATIFLVFMGTLAQVDHDVWYVVNHGYFRVWFAHFEWQAFARLIEMFTKAEPQPITGGFLFPGGKLIGTLMAVNLLTAHAVRFKATARGWPLRLGLGVLAIGVAATAGVVISGMDDALESQLSPTMCTLLWHGLRASLAGLALAGAFWSVHNFDKTPRAEWWLATIADAVVLALAAWLFANPEAKIDDAGLRILWQLTKGAAAGAILLWGCWLVFHKRAGIVLLHAGVALLMAGELVTGLTADEAQMRIAEGETVNYAYDIRSTELAVVERLSGAENGERDRVTVVPEWMLAKAAQSEEPITHPDLPFAVRVVRFDKNSVLGGVTADVAGTAANPATAGAGLTVGSTPVGSASGVGDGAGINLPSAYIELIDNESGESLGVRLVSASFYKLPAGGEVGLTDQTVETTAGPRELALRFVRHYKPYSLTLTDFRFDRYVGTNTPKNYSSDVVLDDPQRGVDREVKIWMNNPLRYRGDTYYQSGFDNATERATVLQVVSNTGWMIPYVACMLLMLGMLAHFGLTLARFVRRRQERLAREEAKASADRGASGWLAPGAWRRPEVWFPLLMAVVWGGYLAGKARPPADPPGAMRLVTAGALPVVDGGRVKPLDTLARNTLQILSGRQVVKSDRGDTPATEWLLDAATGSDNLKTHRVFRIEHPEVLQMLGLESRPGSFRYTYGEVTQNRDELSRQVQLADQLPEAERSLVQVRTLQLATKLSLYHRTLNAFGSPQIGMDPESIRTDVAAARSQAAALARAGAPRVAPSSDKPGEWLTLFEAELTDLFNRVQRRQGDPITAHWSALLGAYARDDATRFNTELAELQLALNDYIEASDGAGAELAAAERLRPDKLVFETRFNAFSPFYYCAVTYLVAFLLTTLSWLGWSRPLGRAATAVVAVTLIVHTLALVGRIYISGRPPVTNLYSSAVFIAWAAVVFGLAFEAIHKMGIGTVLSSLLGFTSLLVAYFLSLDGDTFTVLQAVLDTQFWLATHVVCITLGYAATFVAGAIGAVYLVAGHALGVFDKQQRNQVIAMAYGTLCFAIFFSFVGTVLGGLWADDSWGRFWGWDPKENGALIIVLWNALVLHARWGKMVGPTGLAMLMVGGNIVTTWSWFGVNELGVGLHAYGGFSNTTSSWILAFAVSQLALAALGVAPFDKLRLKRRFAS from the coding sequence ATGGCGACCGCCGAATTGTCCGAGTCCGAACCGACCCCCGCGTCGGCCGCCGCCCGCGCCGAACGGCGCGTGCAGCAGGCCGGGGCGCTGGCTTCGCTGCTCGGCGCCCTCTCGTCGTTGCGGCTGACGGTCGCGTTGTTCGCGGCGACGATCTTCCTGGTCTTCATGGGCACTCTGGCGCAGGTCGATCACGACGTGTGGTACGTGGTCAACCACGGCTACTTCCGCGTTTGGTTTGCCCACTTCGAGTGGCAGGCCTTCGCCCGGCTCATCGAGATGTTCACCAAGGCGGAGCCCCAGCCGATCACCGGCGGGTTCCTGTTCCCGGGCGGCAAGCTGATCGGCACGCTGATGGCCGTGAACCTACTGACCGCCCACGCCGTGCGGTTCAAGGCGACCGCCCGCGGCTGGCCCTTGCGGCTCGGACTGGGCGTGCTCGCCATCGGCGTCGCCGCCACCGCCGGGGTGGTGATCAGCGGCATGGACGACGCGCTCGAGAGCCAGCTCTCGCCCACCATGTGCACGCTGCTGTGGCACGGCCTGCGGGCCTCCCTAGCGGGGCTCGCCCTGGCGGGCGCCTTCTGGTCGGTGCACAACTTCGATAAAACGCCGCGCGCCGAATGGTGGCTCGCCACGATCGCCGACGCCGTGGTGCTTGCGCTCGCCGCTTGGCTCTTCGCCAACCCCGAGGCGAAGATCGACGACGCCGGCCTGCGGATCCTTTGGCAATTAACCAAGGGCGCCGCGGCCGGGGCGATCTTGCTGTGGGGCTGCTGGCTGGTTTTCCATAAGCGGGCCGGCATCGTGCTGCTGCACGCCGGCGTGGCGCTGCTGATGGCGGGCGAACTGGTCACCGGCCTGACGGCCGACGAGGCCCAGATGCGGATCGCCGAGGGCGAGACGGTCAACTACGCCTACGACATCCGCTCGACCGAATTGGCGGTCGTCGAACGCCTCAGCGGTGCGGAAAATGGCGAGCGGGACCGCGTGACGGTCGTCCCCGAGTGGATGCTCGCCAAGGCGGCTCAATCCGAAGAACCGATCACGCACCCCGATTTGCCGTTCGCGGTCCGTGTGGTCCGTTTCGACAAGAACTCGGTGCTCGGCGGTGTGACGGCCGACGTGGCGGGGACCGCCGCCAACCCCGCGACCGCCGGGGCCGGCCTCACCGTCGGCTCGACGCCGGTCGGCTCGGCCTCGGGCGTGGGCGATGGCGCCGGCATCAACCTGCCTTCGGCCTACATCGAGCTCATCGACAACGAGTCGGGCGAGTCGCTCGGCGTGCGGCTAGTTTCGGCGTCGTTCTACAAGCTGCCGGCCGGCGGCGAGGTGGGGCTCACCGACCAGACCGTCGAAACCACGGCGGGGCCGCGCGAACTCGCTCTGCGTTTCGTGCGCCACTACAAACCGTACTCGCTCACACTCACCGACTTCCGGTTCGACCGCTACGTCGGCACCAACACGCCGAAGAATTACTCTTCGGACGTGGTGCTCGACGACCCCCAGCGCGGCGTCGACCGTGAGGTCAAGATCTGGATGAACAACCCGCTGCGCTACCGCGGCGACACCTACTACCAGTCGGGCTTCGACAACGCCACGGAGCGCGCCACCGTGCTGCAGGTCGTGTCGAACACCGGCTGGATGATCCCCTACGTCGCCTGCATGCTGCTGATGCTCGGCATGCTCGCGCACTTCGGCCTGACGCTCGCGAGGTTTGTCCGCCGCCGGCAGGAGCGACTCGCGCGCGAGGAGGCCAAGGCCTCGGCCGATCGCGGAGCGAGCGGCTGGCTCGCCCCAGGCGCGTGGCGGAGGCCGGAGGTTTGGTTCCCGTTGCTGATGGCGGTTGTTTGGGGCGGCTACCTCGCGGGCAAGGCGCGCCCGCCCGCCGACCCGCCCGGCGCCATGCGCCTCGTGACGGCCGGCGCTTTGCCCGTGGTCGACGGCGGACGCGTCAAGCCGCTCGACACGCTGGCGCGCAACACGCTGCAGATCCTCTCCGGCCGGCAAGTGGTCAAGAGCGACCGGGGCGACACGCCGGCGACCGAGTGGCTGCTCGACGCGGCGACCGGCTCCGACAATCTCAAGACCCACCGCGTTTTCCGCATCGAGCACCCCGAGGTGCTGCAGATGCTCGGCCTCGAGTCGCGCCCCGGCTCGTTCCGCTACACCTACGGCGAGGTCACTCAGAATCGCGACGAGCTCAGCCGGCAGGTGCAGCTGGCGGATCAGCTGCCGGAAGCCGAGCGCTCGTTGGTGCAGGTCCGCACGCTTCAGCTCGCCACGAAGCTGAGCCTGTACCACCGCACGCTGAACGCCTTCGGTTCTCCTCAGATCGGCATGGACCCCGAATCGATCCGCACTGACGTGGCCGCCGCCCGCAGCCAAGCCGCCGCGCTCGCCCGCGCCGGGGCGCCGCGTGTGGCGCCCTCGAGCGACAAGCCGGGCGAGTGGCTCACCCTCTTCGAGGCGGAGCTGACGGACCTCTTCAATCGCGTGCAGAGACGGCAGGGCGATCCCATCACGGCCCACTGGTCGGCGTTGCTCGGCGCCTACGCTCGCGACGACGCGACCCGCTTCAACACCGAGCTCGCCGAGCTGCAGCTCGCTCTTAACGACTACATCGAGGCGAGCGACGGTGCGGGCGCGGAACTGGCCGCCGCCGAGCGGCTGCGCCCCGACAAGCTCGTGTTCGAAACCCGCTTCAACGCCTTCAGCCCGTTCTACTACTGCGCGGTGACTTACCTCGTGGCGTTCCTGCTCACCACGCTCTCGTGGCTCGGCTGGAGCCGGCCGCTGGGCCGCGCCGCGACGGCCGTGGTGGCCGTCACGCTCATCGTCCACACCCTGGCGCTGGTGGGCCGGATCTACATCTCGGGCCGCCCGCCCGTGACGAATCTCTACTCGTCGGCCGTGTTCATCGCCTGGGCGGCGGTCGTGTTCGGCTTGGCGTTCGAGGCGATCCACAAGATGGGCATCGGCACGGTGCTCTCCTCGCTGCTGGGCTTCACGTCGCTGTTGGTGGCCTACTTCCTGTCGCTCGACGGCGACACGTTCACCGTCTTGCAGGCGGTGCTCGACACCCAGTTCTGGCTCGCCACGCACGTGGTCTGCATCACCCTGGGCTACGCCGCTACGTTCGTCGCCGGGGCGATCGGCGCGGTTTACCTTGTTGCCGGCCATGCGCTGGGCGTCTTCGACAAGCAGCAACGCAATCAGGTCATCGCCATGGCCTACGGCACGCTCTGCTTCGCGATCTTCTTCAGCTTTGTCGGCACGGTGCTCGGCGGCCTGTGGGCCGACGACTCGTGGGGCCGGTTCTGGGGCTGGGACCCCAAAGAAAACGGCGCCTTGATCATCGTGCTGTGGAACGCCCTGGTGCTGCACGCGCGCTGGGGCAAGATGGTCGGGCCGACCGGCCTCGCCATGCTGATGGTCGGCGGCAACATCGTCACCACCTGGAGCTGGTTCGGCGTGAACGAGCTGGGCGTCGGCCTGCACGCCTACGGCGGCTTCTCCAACACCACGAGCAGCTGGATCCTCGCGTTCGCCGTGAGCCAGCTGGCGCTCGCCGCCTTGGGCGTCGCGCCCTTTGACAAACTGCGGCTCAAACGCCGCTTCGCCTCCTAA
- a CDS encoding type II toxin-antitoxin system RelE/ParE family toxin: MTRLIYSKRSRDDPLDILDYLAERSPGTAVRFVEGLMATCELLRVYPQMGTQRDNIAPSFRLFSHRTYAIFYRFAANEGVVRISRVLHPSRETGEQSFD; this comes from the coding sequence ATGACGCGGCTGATCTACAGCAAGCGCAGCCGCGACGACCCACTCGATATCCTCGATTACCTCGCCGAGCGCTCTCCCGGAACGGCCGTGCGATTCGTCGAGGGGCTGATGGCGACTTGCGAGTTGCTCCGCGTTTACCCGCAGATGGGGACGCAACGAGACAATATCGCGCCAAGCTTCCGGCTCTTTTCACATCGGACGTACGCAATCTTCTATCGATTTGCCGCCAATGAGGGCGTTGTACGCATCAGCCGAGTGCTGCACCCCAGCCGGGAAACCGGCGAGCAATCCTTCGATTGA
- the hisN gene encoding histidinol-phosphatase, which produces MPQDTPKTAPPAAPAPEAAERLDFARQIALEAGAVTLQHFRSKSLSVDRKSDDSPVTIADRDAEELLRKRISERFPDDAILGEEFGEKPGVSGLRWVLDPIDGTKSFIHGAPLYTTLIAVLDEREAESAAGEPLLGVINAPATGETVWAAVGGGCWSEDRGVGGRDAEAPTRCRVSSTEALAEGLLLTTAARTFRRREPDAFDVYTSLQDKSRLTRTWGDAYGYLMVATGRAEVMIDAEMSLWDAAALKPIIEEAGGRFCDWSGEATVHSGEAIATNGLVADEVLAHTRGR; this is translated from the coding sequence ATGCCCCAAGACACTCCCAAGACCGCCCCCCCCGCGGCGCCCGCCCCCGAGGCCGCCGAGCGGCTCGATTTCGCTCGACAAATCGCCCTGGAGGCCGGAGCGGTCACGCTCCAGCATTTCCGCAGCAAATCGCTCAGCGTCGACCGCAAGAGCGATGATTCGCCGGTCACGATCGCCGACCGCGACGCCGAGGAACTGCTCCGCAAGCGGATCTCCGAGCGGTTTCCCGATGACGCGATCCTCGGAGAGGAGTTCGGAGAGAAGCCGGGTGTCAGCGGTCTGCGATGGGTCCTCGATCCGATCGACGGCACCAAGTCGTTCATCCACGGTGCGCCGCTCTACACCACGCTGATCGCTGTGCTCGACGAGCGGGAAGCCGAATCCGCTGCCGGCGAGCCGCTGCTGGGCGTCATCAATGCGCCCGCCACGGGTGAGACGGTCTGGGCCGCAGTGGGCGGGGGCTGCTGGTCGGAAGACCGCGGCGTTGGTGGTCGCGACGCCGAGGCGCCGACCCGTTGCCGCGTCTCTTCGACCGAGGCACTGGCAGAGGGCCTGCTGCTCACCACCGCAGCGCGGACCTTCCGCCGACGCGAGCCCGACGCCTTCGACGTTTACACGTCGCTGCAGGACAAGTCTCGGCTCACACGCACCTGGGGCGACGCCTACGGCTACCTGATGGTCGCGACCGGCAGAGCCGAGGTGATGATCGACGCCGAAATGAGCCTGTGGGACGCCGCCGCCCTTAAGCCGATCATCGAAGAGGCGGGGGGCCGCTTCTGCGACTGGAGCGGCGAGGCGACGGTCCACTCGGGCGAGGCGATCGCCACGAATGGCCTCGTGGCGGATGAGGTGCTGGCCCACACCCGGGGGAGATAG